The Longimicrobiaceae bacterium genome contains a region encoding:
- the mscL gene encoding large conductance mechanosensitive channel protein MscL codes for MLAGFRGFISRGNVVDLAVGIVIGAAFTSVVKSFVDDILMPPIGRATGGVDFANLFVTLSGPKTATLEAAKKAGAVTVNYGLFINAVISFLIVAFAVYLIVQAYERMRAREAVAPPEPFEQECPFCRMKVPIAATRCAFCTSDLPAALAATAGVLA; via the coding sequence ATGCTCGCAGGCTTTCGCGGCTTCATCTCACGTGGCAACGTGGTCGACCTGGCGGTCGGCATCGTGATCGGCGCGGCGTTCACGTCGGTGGTTAAGTCGTTCGTGGACGACATCCTCATGCCGCCCATAGGCCGGGCGACGGGCGGGGTGGACTTCGCGAACCTGTTCGTCACGCTCTCCGGGCCGAAGACGGCCACGCTGGAGGCGGCGAAGAAGGCCGGCGCCGTCACGGTGAACTACGGGCTGTTCATCAACGCGGTCATCTCGTTCCTCATCGTCGCTTTCGCGGTGTACCTCATCGTGCAGGCGTACGAGCGCATGCGCGCCCGCGAGGCCGTGGCGCCGCCGGAGCCGTTCGAGCAGGAGTGCCCGTTCTGCCGCATGAAGGTGCCCATCGCCGCCACCCGCTGCGCCTTCTGCACGTCGGACCTTCCGGCCGCGCTCGCCGCAACCGCCGGCGTCCTCGCCTGA